The following proteins are co-located in the Leptotrichia trevisanii DSM 22070 genome:
- the gap gene encoding type I glyceraldehyde-3-phosphate dehydrogenase encodes MAIKVAINGFGRIGRLALRLMAEQTDKFEVVAINDLTDAKMLAHLFKYDSSQGRFNGTIEVKEGAFVVNGKEIKVFSKANPEELPWGELGVDVVLEATGFFATKDKAELHVKAGAKKVVITAPGGSDVKTVVYNVNHEILDGTETVISGASCTTNCLAPMAKALNDNFGVVTGTMTTIHAYTGDQNTLDAPHRKGDLRRARAAAVNIVPNSTGAAKAIGLVVPELNGKLDGAAQRVPVPTGSLTELVSILEKKVTVEEVNAAMKAAATESFGYTEEQLVSSDIVGIHFGSLFDATQTKIVQNGDTQLVKTVSWYDNEMSYTAQLIRTLGYFASKIAK; translated from the coding sequence ATGGCAATTAAAGTAGCAATTAATGGATTTGGAAGAATCGGAAGACTAGCATTAAGATTAATGGCTGAACAAACAGACAAATTTGAAGTAGTGGCAATTAATGATTTAACAGATGCTAAAATGTTAGCACATTTGTTCAAATATGATTCATCTCAAGGAAGATTCAATGGAACTATCGAAGTTAAAGAAGGAGCTTTCGTAGTAAACGGAAAAGAAATTAAAGTTTTCTCAAAAGCTAATCCTGAAGAATTACCTTGGGGAGAATTAGGTGTTGACGTAGTATTAGAAGCTACAGGATTCTTTGCTACAAAAGATAAAGCAGAATTACACGTTAAAGCAGGAGCTAAAAAAGTAGTTATTACTGCACCTGGTGGAAGCGATGTTAAAACTGTAGTTTACAACGTAAACCACGAAATCTTAGATGGAACTGAAACAGTTATTTCAGGAGCTTCTTGTACAACTAACTGTTTAGCACCAATGGCTAAAGCATTAAACGATAACTTTGGTGTTGTAACTGGTACAATGACAACTATCCATGCTTACACTGGAGATCAAAATACTTTGGATGCACCTCACAGAAAAGGTGACTTAAGAAGAGCAAGAGCTGCAGCTGTAAATATCGTTCCTAACTCAACAGGAGCTGCAAAAGCAATTGGATTAGTAGTACCTGAATTAAACGGAAAATTAGATGGAGCTGCTCAAAGAGTACCTGTTCCAACTGGTTCATTAACTGAATTAGTATCTATCTTAGAGAAAAAAGTAACTGTAGAAGAAGTAAATGCAGCTATGAAAGCAGCAGCAACTGAATCATTCGGATACACTGAAGAACAATTAGTATCTTCTGACATAGTTGGAATCCACTTTGGATCATTATTTGATGCAACACAAACTAAAATTGTTCAAAACGGAGATACTCAATTAGTTAAAACAGTATCTTGGTATGACAACGAAATGTCTTATACAGCTCAATTAATCAGAACTTTAGGATACTTCGCAAGCAAAATTGCTAAATAA
- a CDS encoding class I SAM-dependent methyltransferase produces the protein MENKENMKKFYDTIAEKYDFIFSLSDVQKNFFQKYITGKKVLDVGAATGNLSKFLKNEGYDVISIDINEKLIEQAREKNVDVKNLDMMRIDEFEKFDTIINVGNTLPHLNSKDEIFLFLQKAYSQLENNGKLIIQLINFYKFFENQKSESDFLGNLPLIENENVKFERYYYKNSDNNVIFKTILDDKFENEEILTNVNYFDFMKFFEQLGMSNVKIFGGFNESEFVLEKSQPLILVITKK, from the coding sequence ATGGAAAATAAAGAAAATATGAAGAAATTTTATGATACAATCGCAGAAAAATACGATTTTATCTTTTCACTTTCAGATGTTCAGAAGAATTTTTTTCAAAAATATATTACAGGAAAAAAAGTGCTTGATGTGGGAGCTGCAACAGGCAATTTGTCAAAATTTCTGAAAAATGAAGGATATGATGTAATTTCCATTGATATAAATGAAAAATTGATTGAGCAGGCTAGAGAAAAAAATGTTGATGTAAAAAATTTGGATATGATGAGAATTGATGAATTTGAAAAATTTGACACAATAATAAATGTTGGAAATACATTACCGCATTTAAATAGTAAAGATGAGATTTTTTTATTTTTACAAAAGGCTTATTCTCAGCTTGAAAATAATGGGAAACTCATTATTCAGCTAATAAATTTTTATAAGTTTTTTGAAAATCAAAAATCTGAATCTGATTTTTTGGGAAATTTACCATTGATTGAAAATGAAAATGTGAAATTTGAACGTTATTATTACAAAAATTCTGATAATAATGTGATTTTCAAAACTATTTTGGATGATAAATTTGAAAATGAGGAAATTTTAACAAATGTCAATTATTTTGATTTTATGAAATTTTTTGAACAGTTAGGCATGAGCAATGTAAAAATATTTGGCGGCTTTAATGAGTCTGAGTTTGTTTTGGAAAAATCACAGCCCTTAATATTAGTGATTACAAAAAAATAA